In Cutaneotrichosporon cavernicola HIS019 DNA, chromosome: 1, one DNA window encodes the following:
- a CDS encoding uncharacterized protein (Fusaric acid resistance protein-like): MSTGRNWSSPTSTRPSVSTDISPIPSSILSDMNVSTSTENDAEDEATTPTATTHPPPHPEPWGRRSVSAQVKRPHLSHRISVGSSLRATPGPSSASPYRGRGRPPAPSSLPSSGWAGPQRDLLRPHSGQTREASPAAATVSPQNDYLPDWESLQDLVMPAHDDANHTPSRHRDSSVGSRRSGYGSLDTPVRATRTVSYHLPRVSSVTETNEESDEDVAQSSYFAVGDDRPSIVTMEQPRVASPLPPVGAETPSGGHQTPVSPSAAAKKPLPSHMSHLVATIVLMFIPARTMGNMILSTRYCLTLTGLAVPVSLLSFGIVRFFNFLSPSDGDTWDWANELSGWTVCVVCIGGSLTALAWLKQWVNNPSFNSGSSLAAIVLLIVVVREGGVIQVKEVFLIMLVGVTITNVVCFTVKPVSATTRLQGSMTKSLDGFSTLLDILCSTFLLEQPHAKKNRMPLAQAVKAHGAAFKSLNANLAEAKHERLIDPRMRGVKLELYDAAIGSMARLAQHLAAMRSSTRLQEALLRANRDGRIDLAQAEKRSHNVADSVIYELGDLPTVSIEEEADVELSLQLFHKLQRMTGGDMDRLVGKCDEALDAIEEVFGAQSKEDTEEADVPGTRAAVAEALSDFSRSSGRAIKRIYAGPRRRKGVYDSDNDSSSSDEGQEPQHRTLLLSVNEDDDDGPNEVIFLVYFFLFTMEEFAGELLFLLGTVNEIIDSPPVSAWDQLRSIIAPWRKSPRKKANFLYKQFQKLVPMDPSKLQPPLFPKTQRDERGTLLTPARASMSFRQRLSQFLWELGTRLSEPDLRYAIKTGLGGAILAAPAFAETTRPFFIDYHGEWALITYFGTMSKTVGQTNFLSFTRTAGTIMGGVVAVIACQLFPFDPVALPIFGFLFSLPCFYIITQMPEYRLTGIFVLLTYNLTCLYSYNLRDMALSAVTIALKRTACIVAGVVWAAVVTRWWWPFTARRELRMGLGDFFLDLSYLYSRLVTTYVRGADPTPGRTYESDPSYTPELPTERTALLPPAAPAPVEHHLSKDVLQFMAMEIHLQGQLGELRGLLGHAKNEPRLKGPFASAFYHEVLLSCERVLDRLHSMRCVATRSEWDQSIRQAFVLPVNKQQREMAGSIILYFYTLSAGFRLRLPMPPYLPPAEEARERLVDAIRQLDVVKRRSVSCGGRHLLFFAYALAMQEVINELDYIGGLLQDAFGVIATSSGVREFDELFVGGPGDGDEHVHDSHLAFDSSFHFRSAAS, encoded by the exons ATGTCGACAGGACGGAACTGGAGCTCTCCtacgtcgacgcgtcccAGCGTCTCCACCGACATctcccccatcccctcctccatcctGTCAGACATGAACgtctcaacctcgactgAGAacgatgccgaggacgaggcgacgacgccaacTGCGACCACCCACCCGCCCCCCCACCCGGAACCGTGGGGGCGACGCTCTGTGTCGGCGCAGGTCAAGCGACCGCACCTTTCCCATCGCATCAGCGTCGGCAGCAGCCTGCGAGCGACGCCTGGTCCCTCCTCTGCATCGCCGTACCGTGGCCGTGGGAGGCCACCtgcaccttcctcgcttcCTTCTTCTGGATGGGCAGGACCACAGCGCGACCTTCTCCGTCCACACTCAGGCCAGACGCGGGAGGCTTCTCCCGCTGCAGCCACTGTATCGCCACAGAACGACTACCTCCCCGATTGGGAGAGTCTGCAGGACCTCGTGATGCCGGCCCATGACGATGCCAACCACACGCCAAGTCGCCATCGAGACAGTTCTGTGGGAAGTCGGCGCTCCGGATACGGATCACTAGACACGCCTGTTCGCGCAACACGCACCGTGTCGTATCACCTCCCTCGCGTTTCCAGTGTCACCGAGACTAACGAAGAATCCGACGAAGATGTAGCGCAATCGTCATACTTCGCGGTTGGGGACGACCGGCCATCCATCGTCACAATGGAGCAGCCTCGGGTcgcttctcctcttcctcctgTTGGAGCAGAGACACCAAGTGGAGGGCACCAAACGCCTGTGTCGCCAAGTGCAGCAGCAAAGAAGCCTC TCCCATCGCACATGTCGCATTTGGTTGCCACGATAGTTCTCATG ttcATACCCGCGCGCACGATGGGGAACATGATCCTGTCCACACGGTATTGTCTCACCCTCACGGGTCTGGCTGTGCCCGTATCGCTGCTCTCCTTCGGTATCGTCCGCTTCTTTAACTTCCTTTCCCCATCAGATGGCGACACCTGGGACTGGGCCAACGAGCTCAGTGGCTGGACAGTGTGCGTTGTGTGTATCGGCGGCTCGTTGACTGCACTCGCCTGGCTCAAGCAATGGGTCAACAACCCGAGTTTCAATTCTG ggTCATCGTTGGCGGCTATTGTGCTCCTCATTGTAGTCgtgagggaagggggtGTGATACAGGTCAAGGAAGTATTCCTGATCATGTTGGTCGGAG tcACCATCACCAACGTCGTCTGCTTCACAGTCAAGCCTGTCTCCGCAACAACACGATTGCAAGGATCAATGACCAAGTCACTTGACGGGTTCTccacgctcctcgacatcctcTGCTCCActttcctcctcgagcagcccCATGCCAAGAAGAACCGCATGCCGCTGGCCCAAGCCGTCAAGGCACACGGTGCCGCGTTCAAGTCCCTCAATGCAAAccttgccgaggccaaACACGAGAGGCTGATCGACCCGCGAATGCGGGGCGTGAAGCTGGAACTCTACGATGCGGCTATTGGGAGCATGGCGCGTCTCGCGCAGCACCTGGCCGCCATGCGATCCAGCACCCGTCTGCAGGAGGCACTCCTCCGTGCCAACCGTGACGGAAGgatcgacctcgcgcaggccgagaaACGCAGCCATAACGTGGCTGATTCAGTGATCTACGAGTTAGGCGATCTTCCGACTGTATCAATCGAGGAAGAAGCAGACGTCGAACTGAGCCTTCAACTTTTCCACAAGCTGCAGCGTATGACAGGAGGTGACATGGACCGCCTGGTT ggCAAATGCGACGAGGCACTCGACGCAATTGAGGAGGTCTTTGGGGCGCAGTCGAAGGAGGACACCGAAGAGGCCGACGTCCCTGGCACGCGTGCAGCTGTGGCTGAAGCGTTGAGTGATTTCAGCCGATCCTCAGGCCGGGCCATCAAGCGCATCTATGccggccctcgccgtcgtaAAGGCGTCTACGACTCGGACAAcgacagcagcagcagtgACGAGGGACAGGAGCCGCAGCACCGCACATTACTCTTAAGCGTGaatgaggacgacgacgacggtcCGAATGAGGTCATCTTCCTTGTCTACTT TTTCCTCTTCACCATGGAGGAGTTCGCTGGAGAGCTCCTTTTCCTTCTGGGAACTGTCAATGAA atcATCGACTCTCCGCCGGTCTCGGCCTGGGACCAGCTCCGCTCCATTATTGCTCCGTGGCGGAAGTCCCCCAGGAAGAAGGCCAACTTCCTATACAAGCAGTTTC AGAAACTGGTCCCCATGGACCCGAGCAAGCTGCAACCACCACTGTTCCCGAAAACccagcgcgacgagcgaggTACTCTCCTAACCCCTGCACGGGCAAGCATGTCGTTCCGTCAGCGACTGTCCCAGTTCCTTTGGGAGCTTGGAACACGCCTCAGCGAGCCAGACCTTCGCTACGCGATCAAGACAggccttggcggcgccATTCTGGCTGCGCCGGCGTTCGCCGAAACCACACGCCCCTTCTTTATCGATTACCACGGGGAATGGGCACTGATCACGTACTTTGGTACTATGAGCAAAACTGTGGGGCAGACAAACTTCTT GTCCTTCACCCGGACAGCTGGGACCAT CATGGGAGGTGTCGTTGCGGTTATCGCTTGCCAGCTGTTCCCATTTGATCCAGTCGCCCTACCCATCTTCggcttcctcttctccctcccctGCTTCTACATCATCACCCAGATGCCTGAATACAGGCTCACTGGAATTTTTGTCCTTTTGACCTAC AACTTGACGTGCCTCTACTCGTACAACTTGCGTGACATGGCTCTGTCTGCTGTCACAATCGCCTTGAAGCGTACTGCGTGCATTGTCGCGGGCGTGGTATGGGCAGCCGTTGTCACGcgttggtggtggccgtTCACTGCGCGGCGCGAATTGCGCATGGGTCTGGGGGA CTTCTTCTTGGACCTGTCATACCTGTACTCCAGGCTGGTAACAACTTACGTCCGTGGAGCCGATCCAACTCCTGGCCGGACCTATGAGTCCGATCCATCATACACACCAGAGCTGCCAACGGAACGGACTGCGCTACTTCCGCCagcagcgccagcgccagtAGAGCACCACCTCAGCAAAGATGTGCTCCAGTTCATGGCGATGGAAATCCACCTCCAGGGCCAACTGGGGGAGCTGCGCGGCCTGCTGGGTCACGCGAAGAACGAGCCGCGTCTCAAGGGTCCATTCGCGTCCGCCTTTTATCACGAGGTCCTTCTCAGCTGCGAGCGCGTGCTCGACCGGCTGCACAGCATGCGTTGCGTGGCCACACGGTCTGAATG GGACCAAAGCATCCGCCAGGCCTTTGTCCTCCCTGTCAACAAGCAGCAGCGCGAAATGGCCGGCAGCATCATTCTGTACTTCTACACGCTGTCGGCGGGGttccgcctccgcctccccaTGCCGCCGTACCTGCCAccagcggaggaggcgcgcgagcgcctggTCGACGCAATCCGTCaactcgacgtcgtcaagcGGCGCAGCGTGAGCTGCGGCGGTCGGcatctcctcttcttcgcgTACGCGCTGGCAATGCAGGAGGTCATCAATGAGCTCGATTACATCGGCGGCTTGTTGCAGGACGCGTTTGGCGTGATCGCGACAAGCTCTGGCGTGCGCGAGTTCGACGAGCTGTTCGTGGGTGGGCCCGGTGACGGTGATGAACACGTACACGACTCACATCTCGCCTTCGACTCGTCGTTCCACTTCCGCTCCGCCGCATCGTAG